From Neospora caninum Liverpool complete genome, chromosome VIII, a single genomic window includes:
- a CDS encoding Os10g0478300 protein, related produces the protein MNGTWQNSEIVGEHKGTASVVETNLFSTGVHAGESLCFTRWSSVKEGNWDDELSTTSNIAGVLPLFANPEESVSPHRDDETARQDEEGEGQEQPQLDSSVGEQQRKGNMAGRGDTSMVIKSEVEECEGYSVERKQQSEGDRTTPDGLCKLVDGKRVNRTDGVQEGENGNTLMAQQQSEQMPVAQYRGDNCFHSSSHLGDFQSSPSGASPGHQVTRKPGLLLRDSYSACTEHCLEWRCAEMPVHVDTAENAPVIHNGSCGETISEGGVTLSQGPEQSNHHFDVGAQVGTEHPEFFSGTGETGMEQCNERRAEMLQWRHREGARSPSETECVTDEPKGTPGQENRTTVRPGQNPATARRGARNATGEIPVQASPSLAIDPKTKSDAIEASFTDTNDIHTTRPCDEVSLEMQLYLPHLRCSTEYEGGKSQRTPTAQESKAKLLSTGPSLSFYNTAIHRAGLPLSIPTTVPVHHGDVEDPASKRIPLFGGSVSGGHCVPRSSNTGAVMEPCVPVVELSSPRSCVEERETSRHGDAAGRDTLERRALPFSPAAPMTGCSSTAASSVVSGDVFASVATPARANVYGNSTETQEEGGCGEAPRYVLLFPDEEEERLGPARTIATTHCGAGQTKYMVKSEGFGVPTIREVTKIPEIRTPTRIHPRRLLPGATLQGMACDGCGTSNPPTVITASETGFLPEMCFLSPQRQPQLASVGNQDYSAGFDSGTPRIAQIREIDSWADSLTEGEKKLTTSSPSYGQEAHKRCSFFQSINNRIVGVKADPTSTCGYHSPKETLNSGCAAREQMVGGKPPLAQSSLTREGKHRGQQTQLRKSGVPAWSAEEDARLAELVARKGFKWALISSQLTGAFGIPRTGKQCRERWFNHVNPEVKKGDWSAEEDAMILTLQNELGNRWATIAKRLRGRTENAVKNRFISLSNARLGYGRPKRDGSSADCFGSGRNCNARSPSGPMMPHLCQATCSASTTTNDSVSSGNHPVISAGRELFESPEVAVDSPVSGQRQCSGTLPSYVHPTGASSSRMHPRTAGEGHSTHSRNSDAGNLEQPAHQECNESGRGDAEQNMFAGMKPGTRSVSQDAVPVGRLIIAGLDPPVLVRTFPVAETSPKTLSKEHGSERLNNERDCLKLSNSASEESFLASTSENPVGIKVNDADGNTHEPQQKRRRKRSALVYQGGERDSNGPDLNVDRHVENAGSLRTLGTADRDTPPANYVEPHRFEEFSPYELVFQPALRPTCDQQGWTPPNAVEASEQASHDAQGQWRCDGHRTGYRTAQGSVYSSEVESGDLRSVCRLTEQQSSFQGAERAWSEAGLQLFVAHKRGKIYPTTELDSPSTFFQCSPSSLPTFPQQAVFQYDRFRNKVPSGNTSAGASGAQRTFEESGGLFKEGPSVTTPGRNMELVQRLSVPLRRCEASSNAHFWTSPEIQFGRNSLHQRLDSCHQYCKQHAPCCGRTEQFYKLTSSHQENGSGKDACRVSVSPTGKIDDLQKQSRGTLLSAKEDIGEPGTWPHAANIISSNSDHQNAWLCAENSSGCDDGRRGPVGFGEICVKSGINMNTTCGSGNPSGNKDGRSRETWRCEQRDDDQVQSFESRCRVASSVGGAEEPANIESKLMLLRATTTARLPAGSDKLFSNDARCSVVAQLDPQINNENSQETRYAEVFLERGGERMVNVSSGPEPNEGCGYNIEQTGACTTGFHRPMHSCSTIDSEEFEDFSSSQKASGDRGHISRRKGDVLPLTEWAKYDGLRELYWNGAAAFPRDPPSDWKGSWSNSVGCEHQNSLCSPDGVSASDFSEMNRWRLYGAAAVEVGTSHISSSTSHSLASQTVDKIRVPPKTGMTSCDVPESLGVNENAASPVGNPHVRGNCNGPGTCRTGEPDQSAWVGVQQNQRPSETSIFAGTRNNDTRGRQKSRIVPGEEDSVVRTRRKDSGSTAATVSRAASVSLAAPGPACDSSSSQPDASSRGHHLSFSFSHCSEATLNRSASSSYSCPPPTCHMSDERPLEPSEEGGALRSLNLAPVYGHLGLPAEGATAGHGRALEHPLIESQMEPSDGEVRLWGHPHETNWPQGTLEPVGFACGMDGGVLECKETEESTPGNRRIHRDDHDRRHMQHQDGERICPSPPIEAILPHLRAREEMPAQPLEAQGTPPLRRDLASHVQQETNQGIAGEEWVTIRTTGDISKSKARCAGHQSAPISEKVGGLKEHLGGEGWGISREASLSFMTSLPANAPVGKAGEDVDKCLCDQRLCVGNGCGPESTEATGFESLGPPLQLLLVDGYTPFEPTEDKDTQTVERTLFSVPAQERDIRDEDEEDNCSACRTGSRF, from the exons ATGAATGGCACGTGGCAAAACAGCGAAATCGTGGGTGAACACAAGGGAACTGCTTCCGTCGTGGAAACGAACCTGTTCTCCACAGGGGTACATGCAGGAGAAAGCTTGTGTTTCACCAGGTGGAGCAGTGTGAAGGAGGGAAATTGGGATGATGAGCTTTCCACGACAAGCAATATAGCAGgggttctccctctttttgcAAATCCCGAAGAAAGCGTCTCTCCACACAGGGAtgacgagacagcgagacaggatgaagaaggggagggacAGGAGCAGCCTCAGCTTGACAGCTCTGTCGGAGagcagcagaggaaaggtaACATGGCAGGCCGAGGTGATACCTCCATGGTGATAAAATCGGAAGTAGAGGAGTGCGAAGGCTATTCTGTCGAAAGAAAACAGCAGAGCGAGGGGGACCGAACGACTCCTGATGGACTCTGCAAACTTGTGGATGGCAAGCGTGTCAACCGCACGGACGGAGTACAGGAGGGTGAAAACGGTAACACACTCATGGCTCAGCAACAGTCAGAGCAGATGCCAGTGGCGCAGTATCGAGGAGACAACTGCTTCCACAGTAGCTCTCACCTGGGAGACTTCCAGTCTAGTCCTTCTGGTGCGTCGCCCGGGCACCAAGTAACACGAAAGCCAGGACTCTTGCTGCGGGACAGCTACTCAGCGTGTACTGAGCATTGCCTTGAGTGGCGTTGCGCTGAGATGCCGGTACACGTCGATACTGCAGAGAATGCCCCTGTGATTCACAACGGGAGTTGTGGGGAAACAATCTCCGAAGGAGGGGTTACGCTGTCGCAGGGGCCTGAGCAGAGCAATCACCATTTCGACGTCGGGGCTCAGGTGGGCACCGAACATCCGGAGTTTTTTAGTGGGACTGGGGAGACCGGCATGGAGCAATGCAACGAGAGGCGAGCTGAGATGCTGCAGTGGAGACACCGTGAAGGCGCCCGTTCACCATCGGAAACCGAATGCGTCACTGACGAGCCGAAGGGGACGCCCGGGCAGGAGAACCGTACTACGGTTCGGCCGGGACAGAATCCGGCGACAGCGCGACGGGGAGCTCGCAATGCGACAGGTGAGATT CCTGTGCAGGCGTCACCTTCCCTTGCTATAGACCCCAAGACCAAATCAGACGCGATTGAAGCATCATTTACGGATACCAACGATATTCACACGACTCGACCATGTGACGAAGTGTCTCTCGAGATGCAACTGTATCTACCACATTTAAGGTGTAGCACTGAGTACGAGGGTGGAAAGTCACAGCGGACACCCACGGCACAAGAGTCGAAGGCAAAATTATTGTCAACGGGACCATCCCTTTCGTTTTACAACACAGCTATTCACAGAGCAGGCCTCCCGTTGTCGATCCCTACAACCGTTCCGGTTCATCATGGTGATGTCGAGGATCCGGCTTCAAAGCGTATCCCCCTTTTTGGCGGCTCGGTTTCCGGCGGTCATTGTGTACCTCGTTCCTCGAACACGGGGGCAGTGATGGAGCCGTGTGTGCCCGTAGTTGAGTTAAGCAGTCCTCGCAGCTGCgtagaggaaagagagacctCACGGCACGGAGATGCTGCTGGGAGGGATACCCTGGAAAGGCGCGCATTACCATTCTCCCCTGCTGCGCCAATGACGGGATGCTCCAGCACTGCAGCCTCATCCGTTGTGTCTGGTGACGTCTTTGCTTCTGTAGCAACCCCTGCTCGCGCGAATGTCTATGGAAACAGTACTGAGACCCAAGAAGAAGGTGGGTGTGGCGAAGCGCCGCGATATGTACTTCTGTTTcctgacgaagaagaagagaggctaGGACCGGCACGAACAATTGCTACCACTCATTGCGGAGCAGGTCAAACAAAGTATATGGTGAAGAGCGAAGGATTCGGGGTGCCCACTATTAGGGAGGTGACAAAGATACCGGAGATCAGGACGCCCACGAGGATCCACCCAAGGCGCTTGCTTCCTGGAGCCACGCTTCAAGGCATGGCCTGTGACGGGTGCGGCACCTCTAATCCCCCGACAGTGATAACGGCATCGGAGACAGGTTTTTTGCCTGAGATGTGTTTTCTGTCACCTCAGCGTCAACCACAGCTCGCCTCGGTAGGCAACCAGGACTACAGTGCGGGCTTTGACTCGGGCACACCTCGAATAGCACAGATTCGTGAGATAGATTCATGGGCAGATTCATTAactgaaggagagaaaaaacttACCACATCCTCTCCGTCATACGGACAAGAAGCGCATAAACGGTGTTCCTTCTTCCAGTCAATCAACAATCGAATAGTGGGGGTGAAAGCTGACCCCACGAGTACATGCGGATACCATTCACCAAAAGAAACCCTTAATAGCGGATGTGCTGCAAGGGAACAGATGGTTGGTGGCAAGCCGCCGTTGGCGCAGTCATCTTTAACACGCGAGGGCAAGCACCGCGGACAGCAAACTCAGCTACGGAAAAGCGGCGTGCCAGCGTGGAGCGCTGAAGAGGATGCGAGGCTCGCAGAGTTGGTTGCAAGGAAAGGCTTTAAGTGGGCACTCATCTCTTCACAACTTACTGGTGCCTTTGGAATCCCGCGAACGG GTAAACAATGCCGGGAACGATGGTTTAATCATGTGAACCCCGAGGTTAAGAAAGGCGACTGGTCAGCCGAGGAGGATGCCATGATACTAACACTTCAGAATGAACTG GGAAATCGCTGGGCTACCATCGCGAAGAGGTTGCGGGGCCGCACAGAGAACGCAGTGAAGAACCGCTTCATTTCTCTCAGCAATGCCCGCTTGGGGTATGGTCGTCCAAAGCGAGATGGCTCGAGCGCGGACTGCTTCGGCAGCGGACGTAACTGCAACGCGAGGTCACCGAGCGGACCCATGATGCCTCATCTGTGTCAAGCTACATGTTCTGCTAGCACGACGACGAATGACTCGGTGTCATCGGGTAACCACCCTGTTATATCGGCTGGGAGAGAACTTTTTGAATCTCCGGAAGTGGCAGTGGATTCCCCAGTGAGTGGGCAGCGGCAATGCTCTGGCACGCTACCCAGCTATGTGCATCCCACTGGGGCCAGCAGTTCACGCATGCACCCTCGTACTGCAGGTGAGGGGCATTCAACTCATTCAAGAAACAGTGACGCTGGTAACCTGGAACAACCAGCTCATCAAGAATGCAACGAGTCAGGCAGAGGTGACGCTGAGCAAAATATGTTTGCAGGGATGAAGCCGGGGACAAGGTCTGTATCACAGGATGCTGTCCCTGTTGGTCGCCTAATTATAGCAGGTTTAGATCCACCAGTCCTCGTTAGAACCTTCCCCGTGGCCGAAACATCACCAAAAACCCTTTCTAAAGAGCATGGGAGCGAACGGTTGAACAACGAGCGAGATTGTCTCAAACTCAGCAACTCAGCATCCGAGGAAAGCTTCCTTGCATCAACGAGTGAAAACCCTGTAGGCATCAAGGTAAACGATGCTGATGGAAATACGCACGAGCCCCAACAAAAAAGAAGGCGCAAACGATCTGCTTTAGTATACCAAGGGGGGGAGCGTGACAGTAACGGCCCTGATTTAAACGTGGATCGACATGTGGAGAATGCAGGAAGCTTACGGACGCTGGGGACAGCTGACAGGGACACCCCACCAGCCAACTACGTGGAGCCTCATCGCTTTGAAGAATTTTCACCGTACGAGCTGGTCTTCCAGCCAGCCTTGCGACCAACATGTGACCAGCAAGGGTGGACGCCGCCAAACGCAGTCGAGGCTTCCGAGCAGGCCTCACACGACGCACAAGGGCAGTGGCGTTGCGACGGTCACCGGACTGGCTACCGCACCGCCCAAGGCTCTGTTTACAGCAGTGAAGTGGAGTCAGGTGATCTGCGCAGTGTGTGCCGGCTGACGGAGCAACAGTCTTCGTTCCAAGGTGCAGAACGTGCATGGTCAGAAGCAGGACTTCAGTTGTTTGTCGCACACAAGAGGGGGAAAATCTACCCCACCACCGAGCTCGACAGCCCGAGTACCTTTTTTCAGTGTTCGCCGTCTTCATTACCGACATTCCCGCAGCAGGCAGTGTTTCAGTACGATAGATTTCGTAACAAGGTTCCGTCCGGGAATACGTCCGCCGGAGCAAGTGGAGCCCAGCGGACATTTGAGGAAAGCGGTGGATTATTTAAGGAAGGACCCAGCGTGACTACTCCCGGGCGCAATATGGAACTCGTACAGCGCCTTTCAGTGCCCCTTCGCAGGTGTGAAGCGTCATCAAACGCCCATTTTTGGACTTCACCAGAGATTCAATTTGGAAGGAATTCATTGCACCAACGGCTGGATAGTTGCCATCAATACTGTAAGCAGCACGCCCCTTGTTGTGGGAGGACGGAGCAGTTTTATAAGCTGACGTCATCGCATCAAGAGAACGGTAGTGGTAAAGATGCGTGtcgtgtctccgtgtctccaaCAGGAAAGATAGACGATCTACAGAAGCAATCCAGGGGCACACTTCTGTCAGCAAAGGAAGACATCGGCGAACCAGGGACGTGGCCTCACGCTGCAAACATCATTAGTTCGAACTCGGACCACCAGAATGCCTGGCTGTGTGCAGAAAATTCGTCTGGGTGCGACGACGGGCGGAGAGGACCCGTTGGTTTCGGAGAAATCTGCGTGAAATCCGGGATCAATATGAACACCACCTGCGGCAGTGGAAATCCAAGTGGTAACAAGGATGGCAGAAGTCGAGAGACGTGGAGATGCGAGCAACGGGATGACGATCAGGTCCAGTCGTTTGAGTCCAGGTGCAGGGTTGCCAGCTCAGTAGGTGGAGCCGAGGAACCAGCTAATATCGAATCCAAATTGATGCTGTTGCGTGCCACCACAACCGCCAGACTTCCCGCAGGCAGCGACAAACTATTTTCAAATGATGCTAGGTGCAGCGTAGTGGCACAGCTCGACCCTCAAATTAACAACGAAAACTCACAGGAAACACGCTATGCGGAGGTATTCTTGGAACGCGGAGGTGAACGGATGGTCAATGTTTCTTCCGGTCCTGAGCCTAATGAGGGATGCGGGTACAACATCGAGCAAACTGGGGCGTGCACCACAGGATTTCATCGACCAATGCATAGTTGCTCAACGATTGACTCTGAAGAATTTGAAGACTTTTCGTCATCCCAAAAGGCAAGTGGCGACCGCGGGCATATTagcagacgaaagggagaTGTCCTGCCCCTGACTGAATGGGCCAAGTATGATGGGTTGCGTGAGTTATACTGGAACGGGGCAGCAGCATTTCCTCGTGATCCACCCAGTGACTGGAAAGGAAGCTGGTCTAACAGCGTGGGATGTGAGCATCAAAATTCCTTATGTTCGCCTGATGGGGTTAGTGCAAGCGACTTTAGCGAGATGAATAGATGGAGGCTCTACGGCGCGGCTGCCGTCGAGGTAGGAACAAGTCACATCTCCAGCTCAACATCCCACAGTTTGGCCTCGCAAACTGTAGATAAAATCCGGGTGCCTCCAAAAACTGGAATGACTAGCTGTGATGTGCCGGAATCTCTTGGGGTCAATGAGAATGCGGCATCACCGGTTGGTAACCCTCATGTACGAGGGAACTGCAACGGGCCTGGTACATGCCGAACAGGTGAACCGGATCAGAGCGCGTGGGTGGGCGTACAGCAGAATCAAAGGCCCTCTGAGACGTCGATATTTGCCGGAACCAGAAACAATGATACAAGGGGTAGACAGAAAAGCAGAATTGTAcctggcgaagaagacagcgtAGTCaggacgaggcgaaaagaTTCCGGCTCCACTGCAGCAACTGTTAGTCGGGCTGCCTCCGTTAGTCTGGCGGCACCAGGTCCTGCTTGTGACAGCTCCTCTTCTCAACCAGATGCCTCTTCTCGTGGCCATCACCTTTCCTTCAGCTTTAGTCACTGTTCCGAAGCGACGCTGAACAGGAGTGCATCCTCAAGTTACTCGTGCCCCCCACCAACCTGTCATATGTCGGATGAGAGGCCTCTAGAGCCATCGGAGGAGGGGGGAGCTCTCAGGTCATTGAATCTTGCACCTGTATATGGCCATCTTGGGCTTCCCGCCGAGGGAGCGACCGCCGGTCATGGCAGAGCGTTGGAGCATCCCCTAATAGAGTCGCAGATGGAGCCATCCGATGGTGAAGTTCGATTGTGGGGCCATCCGCATGAAACAAATTGGCCGCAGGGCACATTGGAACCCGTCGGTTTCGCATGCGGGATGGACGGTGGTGTCCTCGAATGTAAAGAGACTGAGGAATCGACACCTGGAAATAGGCGAATTCATCGCGACGACCACGACAGGCGGCACATGCAACACCAAGATGGCGAGAGGATTTGCCCATCTCCACCGATCGAAGCTATTCTTCCGCATTTACGTGCTCGTGAAGAAATGCCGGCCCAGCCGCTAGAGGCACAAGGAACCCCTCCTCTACGAAGAGACCTCGCGAGCCACGTGCAGCAAGAGACTAACCAAGGCATTGCTGGTGAGGAGTGGGTAACTATACGAACTACTGGAGACATCTCAAAATCAAAGGCACGTTGTGCTGGGCATCAGAGCGCACCTATATCTGAGAAGGTAGGGGGACTAAAGGAACACCTGGGTGGTGAGGGCTGGGGAATTTCGAGGGAAGCGAGTTTAAGCTTTATGACTAGCTTACCCGCAAATGCGCCGGTGGGTAAAGCAGGGGAGGACGTTGACAAGTGCCTCTGTGACCAACGACTGTGTGTAGGAAACGGGTGTGGTCCCGAGTCAACGGAGGCCACGGGCTTCGAGAGCTTGGGTCCACCGCTCCAACTGTTGCTTGTTGACGGGTATACCCCATTCGAGCCAACAGAGGACAAGGACACCCAGACAGTGGAGCGAACGTTATTTTCTGTGCCAGCGCAGGAGAGGGATAtaagagacgaggacgaagaagacaactG CAGTGCCTGCAGAACCGGCAGTCGCTTTTAG